From one Micromonospora siamensis genomic stretch:
- a CDS encoding serine hydrolase domain-containing protein has product MTVNDDVARPDLDALRAAADRQAERVTAGIDDMPRYLAAQVADESHREVIGPLLPGSGASGVIRHRGEVVASWGDPTVPEMLFSGTKSVVSTLAGVAFDRGLLTPGTPVTEAVDHPVLARLAVDGITWEHLLQQTSGWTGELWGKPTGVDAQSRREGFEREGAPGTGWAYNDVRVNLLCLALTLLFRRPLPDVLREAVLDPLGASDTWSWHGYADSVVTIDGRPVPVVSGGAHWGGGLWISASDLALLGDLYVSGGTWYGRRLLSAEWIDRAWAPCALNPDYGYLWWRNDTGRVQPGAPASGRCARGNGGRHLIWVDPARDLVIASHWGDDVAALIREVSAAFPD; this is encoded by the coding sequence ATGACCGTCAATGACGACGTGGCCCGACCCGACCTCGACGCGCTGCGTGCCGCCGCCGACCGCCAAGCCGAGCGGGTCACCGCCGGCATCGACGACATGCCCCGCTACCTGGCCGCGCAGGTCGCCGACGAGTCACACCGGGAGGTGATCGGCCCGCTGCTGCCCGGCTCCGGCGCCAGCGGGGTGATCCGGCACCGCGGCGAGGTCGTCGCCAGCTGGGGCGACCCCACCGTGCCCGAGATGCTGTTCAGCGGCACGAAGAGCGTGGTGTCCACCCTGGCCGGAGTGGCCTTCGACCGGGGACTGCTCACCCCGGGCACCCCCGTGACGGAGGCCGTCGACCACCCTGTGCTGGCCCGTCTCGCAGTGGACGGGATCACCTGGGAGCACCTGCTGCAGCAGACCAGCGGATGGACCGGTGAGCTGTGGGGCAAGCCCACCGGGGTGGACGCGCAGAGCCGCCGCGAGGGCTTCGAGCGGGAGGGCGCGCCCGGCACCGGCTGGGCCTACAACGACGTACGGGTGAACCTGCTCTGCCTGGCCCTGACGCTGCTGTTCCGCCGCCCGCTGCCCGACGTGCTGCGGGAGGCGGTGCTCGACCCGCTCGGCGCGTCGGACACCTGGTCCTGGCACGGGTACGCCGACTCGGTGGTCACGATCGACGGCCGACCGGTGCCGGTGGTCAGTGGTGGCGCGCACTGGGGTGGCGGGCTGTGGATCTCCGCGAGCGACCTGGCCCTGCTCGGTGACCTGTACGTCTCCGGCGGCACCTGGTACGGGCGGCGGTTGCTGAGTGCCGAGTGGATCGACCGGGCCTGGGCGCCGTGCGCGCTGAACCCCGACTACGGCTACCTGTGGTGGCGCAACGACACCGGCCGGGTGCAGCCGGGGGCGCCGGCCAGCGGGCGCTGCGCCCGGGGCAACGGCGGCCGCCACCTGATCTGGGTCGACCCGGCCCGGGATCTGGT
- a CDS encoding HAD family hydrolase: MALPLPAGEFGAYLFDCDGTIADSMPLHHVAWTAALHEWDCEFPEELFYAWGGRPVADIVANLNERHGLAMPVDAVLRRQEELYQEALPRLTAVPEVLAHIEDAHGRVPFAVVSGSTREGVTGSLRTLGLLDRFDVLVCAGEYPRAKPAPDAFLTAARLLDVPPESCLVFEDTDLGIQAATAAGMASVRVPHPRERAAAL; this comes from the coding sequence ATGGCCCTCCCCCTGCCGGCCGGCGAGTTCGGCGCGTACCTGTTCGACTGCGACGGCACCATCGCCGACTCGATGCCGCTGCACCACGTCGCCTGGACGGCGGCGCTGCACGAGTGGGACTGCGAGTTCCCGGAGGAACTGTTCTACGCCTGGGGCGGCCGGCCGGTCGCCGACATCGTCGCCAACCTCAACGAACGGCACGGCCTGGCCATGCCGGTCGATGCGGTGCTGCGCCGCCAGGAGGAGCTGTACCAGGAGGCGCTGCCCCGGCTGACCGCCGTGCCGGAGGTGCTGGCCCACATCGAGGACGCGCACGGCCGGGTGCCGTTCGCTGTGGTCTCCGGCAGCACCCGGGAAGGCGTCACCGGCTCGCTGCGCACGCTCGGTCTGCTCGACCGGTTCGACGTGCTGGTCTGCGCCGGGGAGTACCCGCGGGCCAAGCCCGCGCCGGACGCCTTCCTCACCGCCGCCCGGCTGCTCGACGTGCCGCCGGAGTCGTGCCTGGTCTTCGAGGACACCGACCTCGGTATCCAGGCCGCCACCGCCGCCGGCATGGCCTCGGTCCGGGTGCCCCACCCTCGGGAGCGCGCCGCCGCCCTGTGA